In Castor canadensis chromosome 6, mCasCan1.hap1v2, whole genome shotgun sequence, the genomic window TCAGCTACATGGTTAGGCCTGATTAACTATGGAGAACACATAAATTTCTGTAGGTCAATGATTATATTCACCTCACACGATGCAGGATAACTGTACTGAGTAAAACATGTTTAGGAAACCTAGACTTACCTCCAAACTACCATTCACCAGTATTGGCCCTGATACTTCTTCAGCTGTTAAGTGAAATGATTGAGCTAAACTTCcaagatttctttgttgaaaattaagaccctttctttaaaaatcagtgaAAGGGCttaggggcacagctcaagtggtagagtggttgaccctgggttcaatccccagtacctagaaaaaacccaaaaaaaatccctaaaacaTTAACTAAGCTCCCACATCTGAGAACTTGGAATTCTCTGGACTGCTGGCCAGCAGTACTCATTACCTAGCAGGTGGTGGATAAGAAAGGCCCACTTAATTTTGGACTGGGCATCCAAGATGTCTCAGTCATGTGACATTAATGAATGTAAATATGCCAGTGTTCGCTTCCTGAATACTGACTGCTTTTATTCTCCCACTCCCAACAACTGTTGAAAAGGCCTTGACAGCACTATCTTCATCACAAAGTATCAGAacagaattttctcttttaaggATAAGCTTGgtctggggttgtggctcaagtgatatatcacctgcctagcaaccacaaattcaaacctcagtaccaccaaaagaggaTAAGCTCCCACTCTGTCATTACAACAATCTTGTGCTGTAGGTACTATTATTCCCATTGTATAGAGAAGGAAATACTAGTTAAAGTATCCAGGGTCATGACACTTGTAATTGAGTGTAGTCCAGATTCTGTTGCTGTATCTTAGCATGTGCTCACCAGTAAATCTTAAATCTGAGGTTTTATCTTGCCCTTTACATAATTGGTCTGACTTATGTGGCTGAAATCTGTCTTAAAAGCCTACTCTGTGACTCTATTAATTATGATTTGTGAATTAAGGCTAACATCTATTTCTGAACACCATTGCAGGCTTTGAGTTTGTTTCCCTAAGGCAGTGTTCACTACACTATATCAAACGAAGGATGATAGTTCACATCTGAATGGCCCAGTTGTGATACAGCTGCATGCCCCAGTCCATTGAGAATGTCAGTATCAGAATCATGTCAACATATAAAttctaataaaaaggaaagaaaaagcatagGCACTCCCCCTTACCAAGACAGTGGCAGGAGAGCAAAGACATAAAGCACTATGTCACTTTATATGTGAAAGTGTATTTGAGTATAAAGCTCAGGAACCCTGACAAAAAGCGTCCAGAATTATAGCTTTGTTGTGTAGTTCTTCATACTTATAAATAGAAAGTTTATAGTATTTCTTGTTGAAAATAATACTGGTGTAGTCTGCTTAGCATGCCTGAAATCCTGGGTACAAGCTCCAACACAATGGTAATCTGGAACATGTTGTTCCTGTGAGTAAGAAATGCAGAGGACTTAAATTTCTTAATGCCTGATAACTAACTACTAACTTTCGTTAAGTAGCTGCTTTGGAGCAAATCCTTCTTCAGCTGTGACTTGCTTGGTACCAGATTcatatatgcaaaagaaaaaaaagttgggaCTCCCCACTTTCCTGAGAAGGAATGTTGACGAAATGTGAAACAGAACAGTTTTTTCCCTTATTACCACACACTACgtttttggagggaaaaaaagtttGCTAAAGAATGCAAAATGGCGACCTTCCGTGACGTCATACCTCTAGCAGTCGCGCACTGGGTCTTAGTATGGGCGGAAGAGATTTAAGTAGCTTCGCCGTGGGCGATCGTGACTATACACGCAAAAGGAAAAGCTTCAACGTCGGGCGGATGTGTCCGACGGATAAGCTAGTAAGGGCGGAAGTTCTCCTTTTAAGGGCGGAAGTTCTCCTTTTAAGGGCGGAAAGACTAATCTAAAAATAGCTCCAGCGCCTGTAGTTTTTCAGTCACTTCCGAGGCGGATCGGaagttgctttgttttgcttcaaGATGGCTGCTGGGATGTATTTGGAACATTATCTGGACAGTAAGAGCAGGCTGGAGGAGGGGGTCAGGGGGTCATAGAGTGGTGGGTGGGATCGGGGCCAAGAGAATCTATGGCCCCGGAGTCCCGGTATTGCGAAACTCACAGTTGTGAAGGGGTTTCGTGGAAGGATTTATTGGAAGGTGAAAAAAGAGGGGGCGGGGCAGTAGCTTTCGAGGCCTCACTTGGGTGTTAGACCTGGGGGGCGCTGCGCGGTGTGGATCAGGGATATGTCTTGAAGGGCTAGTAGGCATAGCAGGAAAGGTATGTGTTGCCCTCATTCTTCATGGTCTCtgacttcagggtagattttttttttcccccccaaagTGGCTCCCGGTCGGTATCACACACTGCCATTTGGGACAGCGGCAAAGACTTGCTCCAGTCTTTTGCAGTCAGTTTTTTCAGAaggtgggtggggtggggctaCCCATGTTAAATGAACTGGAAGGCTTCTTTTCTTGGAGGAAAAAATCCAATACCCATCAAATGCAAATCTGATGTTATGTTTATGCCATTTGTGTAACCCACTCGTTGACAAAACATCCTGTGCACTTAGGTTTGTCTTAGTGgccagagtgattttttttttttcatttttctaagagtGATTTTTTAATTCAACAGAGAATTATTAAGGAATTGCATGGGTCAAACGTAATGGCAGACACTGGACATTTAGAAGCTTACAAGCTTGTAATAAACAGATTCTGCAAGTAAACAATTAGAAaactgccaggcgctggtggctcacacctgcaatcctagccactttggaggctgagattaggagaattgtggttcgaggctatcctgggcaaaaaataagttctcgagaccccatctccagaataaccagagcaaaatagactggaggtgtggctcaagtggtactgttttgcaagtgcaagtgcaaagcactgagttcaaactccagtcccaccaaatcaataataataattagaaaactGTGCCAACTGAAATACTAGGACTACATTGAAAAGTCAGTTggtgggctgatggagtggctcaaacagtaagagtacctgcctagcaagtgtgaggccctgagttcaaaccccagtactgccaaaaaagaaaaaaaaaaagttggtataACAGTGGTGAAAGGGACTAGGTTACCTGGGATATACAAAAAACTTTTACAGAGAAGGCaatttttgaataggatcttgaGGGTAATTTGTATATTTGCCAGTGCAGAGCGATAAAGGGAATTCCGGATTGGAGACGCCATTGACACAGGTATTTGTGATGAGTTTATGGGAAGGTGAAGGAAAAGAGTTTCAGAAGTGTTTGACATATGACTTTAAACTGAGATTGGAAGTGAGTCTGAAAAGAGGCTGGAGCTAGATTGGACAAGGTCTTTTAAACTGAGCTAAGAAGTTTGCATTTTAAAGTAGAGTATGATTTGTATAAAGGAACATAACTGACATACAGTAAGTCAGAGCATAGTAATGTTTGCAAAAGGGAGATGAGTTAGTGATAACAGTCCAAATCAGAGATGAGGACCCAACTCAAGGAATGACAGAAATTTTTAGGAGTTAACAACTGAATGACTGAGGAgttggagagaaggaagaatctATGGTAGACAATATAGCATTAACAAGATAGCAAATTCAAGAGTAATAGCAACAAATTAGACTTAAGCATAGGAATGGTAATTATATCTATGAGAGTGAAGGAGATAAGTCAGGGAAAACAAGTGAGAAAATGAAAGGATTAAAATGTAATCTCAAGAAAACATTTAAGGGTCAGGCATCAATGTTGTAAGTCTCAAAAGGTATAAGATAATAAATGGAATCCTGAGGAGGAAGGTTACTTGGAGAGAAGTTAGTACCAGCTGccccagagatttttttcttttttaggatagAATAACAGGTCATCTGATTTGGTAAGCCAACCCAGTGAACTGGTGTTGGGCAGACTTGAGATAGGTTAAAACAGTAAAGGCATTTTAAAAGTTTGAGGTAAtctggttcatacctataatcctaggtacatgggaggcagagatttgggaggatcacagttgtaggccagcctggacaaaaagtttgagGGACTGTATCTTAACCAataaagagctgggtgtggtggcacacgcttGTCATCCAGCTAGACAGGAGCATAAATAGGacaatcacagtccaggccagttgGGCATAAATGGGatatctcaaaataacaaaataacctTATCTTAAAACcaccaaataaccaaagcaaaaagggccagagatatggctcaagtggtagagcccctgcctagcaagtgtgaggctctgagttcataccctagttctgcaaaaaaagaaaaaaagtgtttgaaGTGTGGTAGAGAACTTTACTGGCATGGGCAAGTATTcgtgggtttgattccccagcaccagaaaaacttttttttgagatggagctatgggaagagatttttttcttgtgtgggGGAGATGTAAATGTTCATAATTTATTCAAGTATTCACTGAGTGTTTTCTGTGTGCAAGTCATAATTGTAAACACTAGGGAAATGAGGGAGGAGACAGACATATTTCAGTCCTTCTGAAGGGCTAGAGAGATAGACACTGAGTAACTACATAATTATTTAATTACAGCTGGATAAGTGCTAAAATAAAGCTAGAATACCTTGATGGTTTATATGGAGGACACTTGTCAGAGTCTGGGGAAGTCAAGTTTGAGCTGAACCTTGAAGAATGAGCAGGAATTGAGTAGGCCAGGAGGtatggtgggggtgggaggaggaagcTGGAGCAGTGCATTCCAGCAGAACAACGTGGAAAGCTGCTGGCAAGTTTGAGGCACTCAGAAGGCCAGTGTGATCAGAGCAGAGAAAGCATGAAGAGAGACTGAATGGCTGGTTGTGAGGTAAGCAAGGGTCAGTAAGTGCAGAACACCCTACCAACAATATGTTACTGGAAGGTTATAGCAGGAAAGTGActtgaagttttcatttcttaAGAGAACATTCAGGCTATTCTATGGAGAGTAGATAGTAGATACTAGGATGGTATTTGGAAGTTAAGGTCAAGGtgcttggaggcagagattgaacataaaggaaagggaaaggctgATATGTACAATAAGGCCCCTGAAGAGGAAAGGGGTAGGAAAGTTGTGCAGAGGCAGAGAAATTAGTTGTGGGGAGACAGAGGCAAACACTGCCCCTTGTGAGAGACATGATGaaggggctggaagagtggctcaagaggtaaagtgtctgccttgcaaatgtgaggccttgagttcaaacccaggtaccaccCAAAAAGGTAGAAACGATAAATCCTCTCACAGATAAATCCAGAGGTTTCAATGAGGGAAAACAACTGTACTTTAGAAGGAGCTGtaggactgggagtgtagctcagtggtagagacttgcctagcatgttcaaggccctgtaTTCTACCCGCAATGctgtgagagggaaaaaaaagaaaaaagtaaacaaataaaaataaaaggagctttaaagggctggggtgtagttcagtggtagagttcttgccaaGACATGTACGTAGTCCACTGactcttgtttttgtcttttccctaGGTATCGAAAACCTTCCCTTTGAATTACAGAGAAACTTTCAGCTTATGAGGGACCTAGACCAAAGAACAGAGGGTATGTACAGAATAAGGAGTTCTTGTGTGTAATCACTTATTTCTCTACTTTCTATTACCATATCATATGTTATGATCTGAGGAACTGTGATTTGACTTCTTGTAattcttaaaaacttttttattgttttgtaattctTAAAAGAAGGTAATGATGATCCTCATTTCTATATCAGCTTTTCCATAACAGATGGAATGAAACATTGCCTGAGATGCTGCCAGGAGccggtggcccacacctataatcctagctattcaggaggcagagctcaggaggattgcagtttgaaaccagcccaggcaaatagttcatgagaccctatttcaaaaaaatccatcacacaaaaaaggggctggtggaatggctcaaggtgaaggccctgagttcaagccccagtacagggaaaaaaaaaaaaaaaaaaagaattcagagatGTCATTATCTCTACCTTCCTCAAGAAGAATTCAAGATACCAATGTCGACTCTAGCACCATCTCTGCTGTCCATGTTCAATACATTTATATGATAACTAGAGTGTTTCTACCTCATTGCATTGTTAATGTTGCCATCACAAAATTCACAGTGGGCTTTAGACTACAGTTCATGTTGTAGACAGGAATTTTGCTGTATGAGAAGTTCTTcttaaaagcagagaaagagaagaaataaagacaaaagagaaaagaaaggcagcaGTTAACATCAGGATCTCCACACTGTATTCTTCAACCCTACAGAAGTGTTAGATGCCATCTCTGGCCTTGGACAGTGAGCAGATTTGGCTACATTGAGGCATCCACTTGGAGCCTGAGAGAGGCTGTACTCCAATGGTCAGATTGGTCTGTTCAAGATCCAACGTGTGTTGGAGCTGTTCTCATACCCACTGAAGGATATATGTCTTACTTCCAGTCCATGTTGCCATGCTCAAAAATGTAACAAGCTGGCATTAGGATATATGAGTCTGTGCTTAAGTTACTCAGGTTAAGTTTTAAGTTTACTCAAGAAAAGGTGGCctgtgctggtggttcacacatgtaatcctagcaactcagggtcagaatcaggaggatcgaggtttgaggccagccctggcaaatagtgtgtgagaccctgtcttgaaaatacctaacacacaaaaaagggctggtggagtggctcaagtggtagagcacttgcctagcaagcatgaggccctgagttcaaatcccagaactgtcaaaaaaaaaaaaaagtgaacatcaCCTAAAATCCTGACATCAACCCCTGACAACTGCATGCCAAGTGGTGGGAACCAGTTGGCTTTCTTTGTAACACAATTCTAACTCTAGAGTTAGAGATTATGAAACTATAATAAGAAGCTTTTTCAGCTTCTTCCAAAGGCCTGGAGAGCATATTTGCAGATCCTCCTTGAAGTGTTGATGCACcgtgttagtcagactttcccCTTTCTGTTAACATTTTTATGAGCCTTGTCAAATGTTAGGGAATATATGTCTTCAGTCTGTGTCCTGGGCCATCACCAGCCTTCCCGTATTAAACTGTTTGGAGCAGTATCTAAAATGAATAAGCAGAAAAAGTAACGGGAAATGTAAGCAAGTTGCAAATGATAAGCAAAACAGGGTAGGCAGTAAGATAAGAAGAAGAACCGCTCCATGGAGGAAGTAGGGCCTAATGTTAAATATTCAGATCCagcctttgggaggtggaggtgaagatcacaagttcacaaccagcctgggctgcatggcaagatcctacctcaaaaaaaaaaaaaaaattctggaagcCAGAATAGCAGATGAAGCAGCCTGATTTGTAGCAGTCAGAACTATTTTagagctaggtatggtggcacacatctgtaatcctagcacttgggaggctaagataggaggattgcgagttagaggccagcctggactacatagtgagaccctgtctccagaaaacaaaaaaaaactttgtgggatgtttttgagacaagaaTCAAGGTAGCCTTTGGAACAAAATTCATGTGTCAAGAAGCAGCAAGTCTACAAAGAAGCATCTTCAAATATCAACAAAAATATACCTCATATTAATATGGTGTGTAAAGAATTCCACAATGTGTTGCAGTGATTTAAGTCCCAACTATGATAGCAGTGTTTTCAGCACCTTGAAGGCACCTCTGCTACAAAGAGTGTCGATGTGTTTTATTATTTGAGTACATGGCACAGTGAACATTGAGTACCATTTAGTTCCAAGGTTGTCATGGTCAATGGAAAAGATTCAAGGAGCAAGAGGAAGAAGTATGTTTCATCTAGTCACCCGGGGCCATTGTGACCAGGCCTCTGTCTCTGTTGTAGACCTGAAGGCTGAAATTGACAAGTTGGCCACTGAGTATATGAGTAGCGCCCGCAGCCTGAGCTCCGAGGAAAAATTGGCCCTTCTCAGACAGATCCAGGAAGCCTATGGCAAGTGCAAGGAATTTGGTGACGACAAGGTGCAGCTTGCCATGCAGACCTATGAGATGGTATGGCCCTGTTCATGGCTCCTTACTACCTCCCATCTAATCCTTGGGGTCTTAGACCCCTCTTTCAGCTATTGGGATCTGTTTTGGATCTGGGAGATCCATAGATTCTGCCTGAGCCTGTTTTTCACTGGAACCAGCATTACATCTCTCCTTTATTCCCGTGCAGGTGGACAAACACATTCGGCGACTGGACACAGACCTGGCCCGTTTTGAGGCTGATCTGAAGGAGAAACAGATCGAGTCAAGTGATTATGACAGCTCTTCCAGCAAAGGCAAAAAGAGTGAGGAGGGGGGCGGGGCTTTCAGAGGCAGGCCAAGACTCAAAGGGAAAAGAAGCTGGCTCTTCACCtatgagggaaagagagaaggaagaggacttAACCCATCTTTCTGTCTCTTGCCTCCTGGCTTTCCCCCTCTTCCCCAGAAG contains:
- the Ing4 gene encoding inhibitor of growth protein 4 isoform X1 is translated as MAAGMYLEHYLDSIENLPFELQRNFQLMRDLDQRTEDLKAEIDKLATEYMSSARSLSSEEKLALLRQIQEAYGKCKEFGDDKVQLAMQTYEMVDKHIRRLDTDLARFEADLKEKQIESSDYDSSSSKGKKKGRTQKEKKAARARSKGKNSDEEAPKAAQKKLKLVRTSPEYGMPSVTFGSVHPSDVLDMPVDPNEPTYCLCHQVSYGEMIGCDNPDCSIEWFHFACVGLTTKPRGKWFCPRCSQERKKK
- the Ing4 gene encoding inhibitor of growth protein 4 isoform X2; protein product: MAAGMYLEHYLDSIENLPFELQRNFQLMRDLDQRTEDLKAEIDKLATEYMSSARSLSSEEKLALLRQIQEAYGKCKEFGDDKVQLAMQTYEMVDKHIRRLDTDLARFEADLKEKQIESSDYDSSSSKGKKSRTQKEKKAARARSKGKNSDEEAPKAAQKKLKLVRTSPEYGMPSVTFGSVHPSDVLDMPVDPNEPTYCLCHQVSYGEMIGCDNPDCSIEWFHFACVGLTTKPRGKWFCPRCSQERKKK
- the Ing4 gene encoding inhibitor of growth protein 4 isoform X3 — protein: MAAGMYLEHYLDSIENLPFELQRNFQLMRDLDQRTEDLKAEIDKLATEYMSSARSLSSEEKLALLRQIQEAYGKCKEFGDDKVQLAMQTYEMVDKHIRRLDTDLARFEADLKEKQIESSDYDSSSSKEGRTQKEKKAARARSKGKNSDEEAPKAAQKKLKLVRTSPEYGMPSVTFGSVHPSDVLDMPVDPNEPTYCLCHQVSYGEMIGCDNPDCSIEWFHFACVGLTTKPRGKWFCPRCSQERKKK
- the Ing4 gene encoding inhibitor of growth protein 4 isoform X4, which translates into the protein MAAGMYLEHYLDSIENLPFELQRNFQLMRDLDQRTEDLKAEIDKLATEYMSSARSLSSEEKLALLRQIQEAYGKCKEFGDDKVQLAMQTYEMVDKHIRRLDTDLARFEADLKEKQIESSDYDSSSSKGRTQKEKKAARARSKGKNSDEEAPKAAQKKLKLVRTSPEYGMPSVTFGSVHPSDVLDMPVDPNEPTYCLCHQVSYGEMIGCDNPDCSIEWFHFACVGLTTKPRGKWFCPRCSQERKKK